A window of the Pyrodictium abyssi genome harbors these coding sequences:
- a CDS encoding TldD/PmbA family protein: MASRISPAELGVMAARWAIREGATEAEIYIHVFRGYSADIRTNKIETVAAIEDVGVGIRVAVGKKTGFSYTTGMDAQRVREAVKRAVKQARAAPEDKWWQGFPEPSKSYPEPGGMFSVAVARAGPKTVLEHAREMLDKASSIKDLVLARGSVSVYTLERAVVNTNGVYRVDVGTAALVTAGVTMRKDGLITPMIYDMDMSRVAIPESDAVVERAAETAKQCTTLYRGLQTGKYTVVLSPKVFAELMEETVLYSLRGDIYVRGRSYYGNRLGEQALSEKITIVDDGAMRGGDATWRFDGEGVATARKVLVEKGVVRGFVFDSYWGRRAGQESTGNASRDGYASRPHPGYTNVVVEPGDAASEELLDGRVLVVHQVQGAHTTNPDTGEYSVLANPAIYYENGEPKGWVPGIVLSGNFYKEIASNVEALSKTVEKAYPGMYMPWIRLNGITVAVKS, from the coding sequence ATGGCTAGCCGCATCAGTCCGGCAGAGCTAGGCGTAATGGCGGCGCGCTGGGCTATACGCGAGGGAGCTACCGAGGCGGAGATATACATTCACGTATTCCGAGGATATAGTGCCGATATTAGGACAAACAAGATTGAAACCGTGGCAGCCATAGAGGACGTTGGAGTGGGCATACGCGTAGCAGTGGGCAAGAAAACGGGCTTCTCGTACACCACGGGGATGGATGCGCAGCGCGTGAGAGAGGCGGTAAAGAGGGCGGTCAAACAGGCTAGGGCCGCTCCGGAGGATAAATGGTGGCAGGGCTTCCCTGAGCCTAGTAAAAGCTACCCAGAGCCTGGCGGCATGTTCAGCGTGGCGGTAGCGCGCGCAGGCCCCAAGACAGTACTAGAGCATGCCCGCGAAATGCTCGACAAGGCCTCCTCGATAAAGGACCTCGTGCTCGCCCGTGGAAGCGTCTCAGTCTATACGCTAGAACGTGCAGTTGTCAACACTAACGGTGTATACCGGGTAGACGTCGGCACGGCTGCGCTGGTTACAGCCGGGGTTACCATGAGGAAAGACGGATTGATAACGCCAATGATATACGATATGGACATGAGTAGGGTCGCGATACCGGAGAGTGACGCGGTGGTTGAGAGGGCAGCAGAGACAGCTAAGCAGTGCACAACTCTCTACCGTGGGCTCCAGACCGGGAAGTACACGGTAGTCTTGTCGCCGAAGGTGTTTGCAGAGCTCATGGAGGAGACTGTTCTCTACTCTCTCCGCGGCGACATATACGTGAGGGGGCGGAGCTACTATGGTAACAGGCTGGGCGAGCAGGCCCTATCAGAGAAGATAACGATAGTAGACGACGGGGCTATGAGGGGTGGAGATGCTACGTGGAGGTTCGACGGCGAGGGTGTCGCTACAGCGCGCAAAGTCCTCGTGGAGAAAGGCGTAGTACGAGGATTTGTATTTGACAGCTACTGGGGAAGACGCGCAGGGCAGGAGAGTACCGGAAACGCTTCCCGGGACGGCTATGCCTCTAGGCCGCACCCTGGCTACACCAATGTAGTAGTGGAGCCGGGCGACGCTGCCTCAGAGGAGCTCCTGGACGGCAGAGTGCTCGTCGTACACCAGGTACAGGGTGCACACACGACAAACCCTGACACTGGCGAGTACAGCGTACTCGCGAACCCCGCCATATACTATGAAAACGGGGAGCCGAAGGGATGGGTGCCAGGCATAGTGCTGTCCGGCAACTTCTACAAGGAGATAGCATCAAACGTAGAAGCCCTCAGCAAGACCGTGGAGAAAGCATATCCAGGCATGTACATGCCCTGGATAAGGCTCAACGGTATAACTGTGGCTGTAAAGAGCTAG